The following coding sequences are from one Kushneria phosphatilytica window:
- a CDS encoding symmetrical bis(5'-nucleosyl)-tetraphosphatase, translating to MTTWAIGDLHGCCREFETLLDKIDFQPGRDRLWLTGDLINRGPESLECLRLVHSLDEHVEVVLGNHDFHLLVVAHGHGREKRGDTLRPILDAPDGEELMDWLRRQPLLVQQTFDIDRTRGREATVMTHAGLLPQWSLDHAAALARETEAVLRSDTFFELLPELYGNEPALFEETLTGWSRLRSLINIFARMRFIDAEGRLDFSAKEGLDSAPEGFLPWFSYPRQDNLRLIFGHWAALEGRTPGARIDVRALDTGCVWGRSLTALDMETEDTISVSSRDGESS from the coding sequence ATGACGACCTGGGCGATCGGCGATCTGCATGGCTGTTGCCGCGAATTCGAAACACTGCTTGATAAAATCGACTTTCAGCCGGGGCGCGATCGGCTCTGGCTGACCGGCGATCTCATCAATCGGGGGCCCGAGTCGCTGGAGTGTCTGCGTCTTGTCCATTCACTCGATGAGCATGTCGAGGTGGTGCTCGGCAATCATGATTTTCATCTGCTGGTGGTGGCGCACGGGCATGGCCGGGAGAAGCGCGGCGACACGCTGCGCCCGATTCTGGATGCGCCGGATGGTGAAGAACTGATGGACTGGCTGCGTCGTCAGCCGCTGCTCGTTCAGCAGACCTTCGATATTGATCGCACTCGGGGGCGCGAGGCCACCGTCATGACGCATGCGGGTCTGCTGCCGCAATGGTCGCTTGACCATGCTGCCGCTCTGGCCAGGGAGACGGAGGCGGTACTGCGCAGCGACACCTTTTTCGAGCTGCTGCCCGAGCTTTATGGTAATGAGCCTGCATTGTTCGAGGAGACACTCACGGGCTGGTCGCGTCTGCGGTCATTGATCAATATCTTCGCCCGAATGCGCTTCATTGATGCAGAGGGGCGGCTCGACTTCAGTGCCAAGGAGGGGCTCGACAGTGCGCCCGAGGGCTTCCTTCCCTGGTTCAGCTATCCTCGTCAGGACAATCTGCGGTTGATCTTCGGTCACTGGGCAGCACTTGAAGGGCGAACGCCGGGCGCACGCATCGATGTGCGCGCGCTGGACACTGGTTGTGTGTGGGGACGTTCACTGACAGCGCTCGATATGGAAACCGAAGACACGATCAGTGTGTCGTCCCGAGACGGAGAGTCATCATGA
- the glpE gene encoding thiosulfate sulfurtransferase GlpE: protein MSFNHIDPATLRLWLDEQRPLTLVDIRDPFSFESGHIPGSRHLDNTSVGDFVDRAAPEQPVVVVCYHGHSSQQAAGWLAGQGFQEVYSLDGGFTDWQYRHPEHVASRNGGGQGSS from the coding sequence ATGAGCTTCAATCATATCGACCCGGCAACGCTCAGGCTCTGGCTGGATGAGCAGCGTCCGCTGACGCTGGTGGATATCCGCGATCCATTCAGTTTCGAGAGTGGCCATATTCCCGGTAGTCGGCATCTCGACAACACCAGTGTGGGCGATTTCGTCGATCGAGCTGCTCCGGAGCAACCGGTCGTGGTGGTCTGTTATCACGGCCACTCGAGCCAGCAGGCAGCCGGCTGGCTGGCCGGACAGGGCTTTCAGGAGGTTTACAGCCTCGATGGTGGCTTCACCGATTGGCAGTATCGTCATCCCGAGCACGTGGCGTCACGTAACGGCGGTGGGCAGGGAAGTTCGTGA
- a CDS encoding polynucleotide adenylyltransferase, whose protein sequence is MICPPLDRRDDPATRGLEVYCVGGAVRDARLGIASMDRDWVVVGTTVATMLERGFRQVGRDFPVFLHPESHEEYALARTERKSGRGYTGFEVHADPTVTLEEDLRRRDLTLNAMACSATGELVDPFGGAGDCDAGLLRHVSEAFVEDPLRVLRTARFLARLAPRGFRIADETRALMATMVAQGEMHDLVAERVWQETERALGEAQPQAYFMALQECGALHELMPALVGHETVAIGCLTQGLAGDAVQRFALLMSVLDETAFETLGDTLRVPNLWREEAVLLIRSLEQLDGQAIRSAEGIGNWLKAIDGWRRPERIERVLHTLSLRCPDIDAAPLMQAHAAGLAVSPQTLMAEGYRGAELGHMIALRRQQAIEATLHKAE, encoded by the coding sequence GTGATCTGTCCGCCGCTTGATCGCCGCGATGATCCGGCTACCCGAGGACTTGAGGTCTACTGTGTGGGTGGAGCGGTGCGCGATGCCCGACTGGGCATCGCCAGCATGGATCGTGACTGGGTGGTGGTCGGGACTACCGTGGCGACAATGCTTGAACGCGGCTTTCGCCAGGTGGGGCGCGATTTTCCGGTCTTTCTGCATCCCGAGAGCCATGAGGAGTACGCGCTGGCGCGTACCGAACGCAAGTCCGGCCGCGGCTACACCGGCTTCGAGGTGCATGCCGATCCCACGGTGACGCTCGAAGAGGATTTGCGAAGACGCGATCTGACGCTCAATGCCATGGCCTGTAGCGCTACCGGCGAACTGGTCGACCCCTTTGGCGGGGCCGGGGATTGTGATGCCGGCCTGCTGCGCCATGTCTCGGAGGCCTTTGTCGAGGATCCCCTGCGGGTGTTGCGGACGGCGCGCTTTCTGGCGCGTCTGGCCCCCCGGGGATTTCGTATCGCCGATGAAACCCGGGCGCTGATGGCTACCATGGTGGCGCAGGGGGAGATGCACGATCTGGTCGCCGAACGAGTCTGGCAGGAGACCGAACGGGCACTTGGTGAGGCCCAGCCACAGGCCTATTTCATGGCGTTGCAGGAGTGCGGGGCGCTGCATGAACTGATGCCGGCGCTGGTCGGTCATGAGACGGTGGCCATCGGGTGTCTGACTCAGGGGCTGGCAGGCGATGCGGTGCAACGTTTTGCGCTGTTGATGTCGGTACTGGATGAAACTGCGTTCGAGACTCTGGGTGACACTCTGCGCGTGCCCAACCTCTGGCGTGAAGAGGCCGTGTTGCTGATTCGCAGTCTCGAACAGCTTGATGGGCAGGCCATACGTTCGGCGGAGGGGATCGGCAACTGGCTGAAGGCGATCGATGGCTGGCGTCGCCCCGAACGGATTGAACGTGTCCTGCACACGCTTTCGCTGCGATGTCCGGATATTGATGCAGCACCGTTGATGCAGGCGCACGCTGCCGGGCTGGCAGTATCGCCACAAACGCTGATGGCCGAGGGGTATCGCGGTGCCGAGCTCGGCCACATGATTGCCCTGCGACGTCAGCAGGCGATAGAGGCGACCCTGCACAAGGCCGAATGA
- the folK gene encoding 2-amino-4-hydroxy-6-hydroxymethyldihydropteridine diphosphokinase — MSYVLSGLGSNIDRYRHLGAALDALQGEFGSLDISRVFESEPVGFSSGRNFFNLVVGFRTDLSIGELSRWSKTLEKAQGRRHDAPKFSSRSLDIDLLLVDDHVGIIDGVHLPREEITRNAFVLRPLAELCPQRHHPLEGRSFAELWQTFDPGRQRLWPIHFEWQGGCISLPD; from the coding sequence ATGAGCTATGTACTGAGCGGGCTGGGCAGCAATATCGACCGTTATCGTCATCTCGGCGCAGCGCTTGATGCTCTGCAAGGAGAATTCGGGTCTCTGGACATCTCACGGGTTTTCGAAAGTGAACCGGTCGGTTTCAGCAGCGGGCGTAACTTCTTCAATCTGGTGGTGGGCTTCAGGACCGATCTGAGCATCGGTGAACTATCACGCTGGAGCAAAACCCTCGAGAAGGCGCAGGGCCGGCGACATGATGCACCGAAATTCAGCTCCCGCAGTCTGGATATTGATCTGCTACTGGTCGATGACCACGTCGGGATCATCGATGGCGTCCACCTGCCGCGCGAGGAAATCACCCGTAATGCCTTCGTATTACGGCCGCTCGCCGAACTCTGCCCGCAGCGCCATCATCCACTTGAAGGCCGGTCCTTCGCCGAACTCTGGCAAACCTTCGACCCCGGACGTCAGCGACTCTGGCCGATTCATTTCGAATGGCAGGGAGGCTGTATCTCTCTGCCGGACTGA
- the folB gene encoding dihydroneopterin aldolase yields the protein MDTVLIEGLALEAVIGVYKWEQQIHQRLLLDLELGCDIARAARDDDLSATLDYAAISARLQKFCNEHRFELVETFAERMAELLQQAFGVTWVRLTLRKPGAVVDAAFVGIRIERGQREG from the coding sequence ATGGATACCGTACTGATCGAGGGTCTGGCACTGGAAGCCGTGATCGGCGTCTACAAGTGGGAACAACAGATTCATCAACGCTTGCTGCTCGATCTGGAGCTGGGTTGTGATATTGCTCGTGCCGCACGGGATGACGATCTTTCTGCCACGCTCGATTACGCTGCCATCAGTGCACGGCTTCAGAAATTCTGCAACGAACACCGCTTTGAACTCGTGGAAACCTTTGCCGAACGCATGGCCGAACTGTTGCAGCAGGCGTTTGGGGTCACCTGGGTGCGTCTGACGCTGCGAAAGCCTGGCGCGGTTGTTGATGCCGCGTTCGTCGGCATTCGCATCGAACGCGGACAGCGCGAGGGCTGA